CCACTTCCCCAGACTGAAGCCTACTGGAGCatggtattttattcatttctgaccTCCAATTCCCTAAGTGAAGATTAAATGTTAGAAATCTGACTTCCAGTCTCAGCTAATTTGCTTTCTGTCCTCAAATCATTTCCTGGCCTTAGCCCTCCAATCTATGAAATGAAGACAACGCCCCTTCCCAGCGTGCTTACCAGTGCTGCAAGAGGGTGAGGGGGTGGCTGCCATAGCTGCAGCTGGCTGATGGCAGGGCCCCAGCTGGAGCTGGGACAGGAGAAAGAACGATTGTGGGAACTGGATAGAGGGTCTTGGAGGAGGTCGGCCCAGGCTGCATGGACCCCCTGACCCAGTGATGAGCCAGTGGAGCTTCTCTCTGCTACTTCTATCTTACATCTCTGGCAGCCTCACATTTCTCCTGAGGCTGCCTGTTCTTCTCTGCCAAGAGCGTAGGCAGGGGTCTGAGCTGGGATGAGAGTCTGTCCCCAACCCTGGGCCAGGGCTTGCCTTTCTCTGAGGTCAGCTGCCCATAAATGCTGATGTCTGCCTGGGGCTTGATAAAGCTCTGCCTGGTTAGGAGAAGCTGAGATATCCCAGCCTATTCCACAAGGACCAGGAGCACAAGGAGAAGAGTTGAGTAGGGGGcatggaaggaggagaaaggggctGGAAGGTGGAAGACTGTCCATGGGAAACGTACCAATGACGCCTCTGCCCAGCCAGGCCCTGTGCCCAGTACAATGGGGCTGGGGTTATGGGGAAGCAGGAACAGAGCCTTCACATACCTCCTTGGCCCTCCCTAGACCTTGGTGCTATGTCTCCTTTTATGCCTCACACCCAAGGGAATATGGACCAGGATTGGCCTGTGGATTggctggggtggggctgagggcCTGAGTTCCCTGAGTCAGGACCAGAAGGTCTCAACTGGGAGTGACCATGTGCAGATAGGAACTTAATGGACCCTGTGGCCTTTCTGAGAGCCCCAGAGGAGATGCTTGGGACCAAGGGAAGCCTCAGCGGGTGAGGTGTGAGGTGAACGCAAGTGTACCATCCTGCAGTCAGCGATATCCAGCATAACTACAGGCCCTCCAGGAAGCAAGAGCCCCCAAGGATTGGAGTGTGGGCAGGGAGCCCAATGCCCCATGCCCACCTGCTGGCATGGGAGGGGCCCGTGGCACATGTAGCTCTCTGCCCCCTGCATGAGGACTGCTGCAGCCAACCCTGGCAGAGGccttgaggcaggaggaagacTGCGATCACCAAGGATGCCTCTAGTCACCACCCGCCCAACCCAGTCATTCTGCCCCCAATTCCTCATTTCTAtgccaaatgttttcttcctctcatcCCTTTCCTCATCAGGACCTCAGAGGAAAGTCCACTAAATGTGTTCTCTCTGAAGATGGTTTATAATAAAGCAAGATCAGGGGTGGCTTTCCAATGGTGGAATTTCAGGCAcctgggaaagaaaagagatgcTTTTCTCATAGAGAATGACTGGAgtcaaaacatcacatttcaTGGCGTTGAACATGGGCAGCAGCCCTGCCCATGGGCAAAGCAACTTCTACGCTTCTCCCTAGGTCAGCCCATGGAAAGAATCCACCTTGCCTCAGAGCCTGAGGGTCAGAGGAATTCTGATTGCTTTCCTGAGACCCCTGGGAAAGGTTTGAGCAGTGCAGTCAGGGAGCCAGACCTTGTCAGGCCTTTGGGGAGACAGACAGCAACAGGAGGAACCAAGGCCCAGACCAGAAAGTAAGGCTGGAATGGAGAGGGCTTTATCCTGGCCTGGGCTGTGAGAGCTGCCGAGCTGCTCTCAAACTATATAGCACCTAAGACAGTGACAGAGAATGAGGTACCTGCAGCTAGCCCTTGCCCTCTCCTTTGGACATAGGCTTCAGGGCACTACTTGTTATATTCTTGCCTTTTGCAGCAagtacacactcacacatacatagAGAAAGGCATGAAAGAACAAATAGgactgggtgaagtggctcacgcctgcaatcccagcactttgggaggccgaggtgggcacatcacttgagctcagaaatttgagaccaacctggccaacatggtgaaaccctgtctctaaaaatacaaaaattagctcatgcctgtaatcccatctactcagaagactgaggcacaggaattgcttgaacctgggaggcagaggttgcagtgagctgggatcatgtcactgcactccagcaagactctgtctcaaaaaaagaaagaataggaaaCTTGCAGGCACATAACCAGACCCACTTGGACACAGTGACACAGCTGCATCATAACCACATACACAACCATATACACTATGCACAGCCCACACAGcaacacagacacatgcacacatacttcccagacacatagacacacagacacacacaaatccaCCAAGGCTGGTGTGACAAGCCCTGCTGGGTGTCCCTTGCCTGACATCCTCTCTGTGCATCATGGGCACAAAGTCAGGGCCTCCAAGCACCTAGACCCTGTTGGTACAGCTCAGGCTATATCTCACCAGCCAGGCTGGCAAACAAACAGAAGTTCCTTGTAGGACAAGATTTCCAGAGCTCTGAAGTAGAATTCCATCCTCCACATCCTCAAACAAATATCCACCTTCAGATCTAGAGCTTCATTTCCCAGGGAACTAGGAAGCTCAGAGTCCTTCCTGATGGTGGGGAATTGGGGGCCTTGAGGAGAAAGAACTAAAGGCAGAGCTGAGAGAGACTGGATGTGGGGAAGGCACAGGGCAACTTGTGCTACATCAAGAGACCGCCAGATGGCACATGACACATGTGCTATGACTACGCCATCAAAAGCTCaggggaagagaagaaacagCGGGAGAAGAAACAGCGGGCAGAATACTGCTTGCCTGTTCAATCCTCTATCAGCcattgactcaaaaaaaaaaaaaaaaaaaaaaaaaaacttatccatTCATTCCAAAAAGAATCTACTATACTCTGAGCATGTATTGAAGCACAGAGGATGCAGAGTTTACACATGGcaaagtccctgctctcatggagcttatgttcACCCAGCCGTCTGTTCTCCTACCCTCCATTCCATCCACCAAAAAGTTTCCTTTCCTGTGTGCCACGTTCCACGTTCAATTGTGCAGGGCAGACATGGTGGGACGTGTGCAGGTTGCACCAGGTAGTTCCATGAGGTGGAAAGAGCAGTTGAGTGCTTTAGAAGCTCGAGAAAGAGAGATGCCATGTGGGCAGGTAGTTCCCTGGGGAAAGGCTTCTCAGTGGATGTGTCGGGGGGCAGGGAGAATGCCAAACATCAGAGATATGAAGAGAAAAGCACTGGGCACAGTATATCAGTCAGGAATCTTTAGGTTGCAAGTAACAAAACAACATGACTCCACACGGAAAGGAATTTATTGGTTCTTGTAACTGTCGAATCCAAGATTGGGACGAGCTTCAGAGGTGCTTTGTTTCTGAGGCTCAAACAGTGCCCTCAGGATCTGCTCACTCACATGCGCTATCTCCTTCACCTTCTGAAGTTTGGGTGGAGGAAGGAGTAGCTCCAGATCTCAAACCCTCTCAGCTTCAGTTTCATGCCTCTCTTCTCGCATGTTCTAGTGACATCGCACTTCATTGGCTCTGCCTGGGTCATGTGCCCACCCCTAAAAAAATCACCATGACCAGGGAAATGTGAAGGCAGTAACTGACCCATGTCCCATGCTCCACCCAACCTCCTCTCAAAACACAAGGCAGAGTGACCGAGCAGTGGTGTCCCAGAGAAAGTGGGATTCAGTTATAAAACAAGGGAAGGGAATACCTGGCTGGAAATTATCCTAATTACATGAGGGTGCCCACAAGAGCAAAGGCATAGAAGTTGAAATGTTCTGGAAATGAAAAGGGAATGGAGGAGTATGAGGGCTGGAAGATGTATGGGGTCCTATTTGCAAAAGCGCTAGCCTTGACATCAGACAAAGATTTTGGACTTGATTGTGCAGGTCCCAGGGAGATCTGAAGGCTCCTGAGATGGGGCCCAGGCCAAGCGTGTTCACTGCCTCCTTCTGCAGACTGCACATGGTCCTGGGACATTCCCTGGGCAGAGCACTTCCAGGCCCCCCTGATTGCCAGATGCTGGGGACACCATCAAGGCTACAAGAATGGTCCTTTTAATAGTATTTCCCAGCTGGACTACAGAGAATGTGGAACCCTGGTGAGTGGAGGACCTTAGGCTCTTTTTCCCCAGCAATGCCAGAAGGAAAATGCTTCCTCCTCCACCCGTGCATTTAACAGACACTTTCTGAAAACCTACACACTAGGCCCTGTGTTAGGGGGTTGGGTACAGCAGTGAGCCTAACCAAGATCCCCACCTTGTGGAATTCACCTGGGACAGTGTGGGTGGGGACAGTAGCACTGAACCTCACAAATAGGAAAAACATATACAACGTCTGAAAGAAATAAGTgctattgaaaaaattaaaacatagagCATCAGGAAGATCAGGAGCATCAGAGATGGGCGAGTTTGTGTTAAATAGGTTGGACAGGTGAGTGAAAGGTGAGATCTGAGCTAAGACCTCAGGAGGTGAGAGAGTGAGCCAAGCAGACAGCTGAGAGGAGAGCAGTCCAGGAAGAGGAATCCCCAGGGGGATGTGTCAGGCGTGTTTGAGATCAGTTGTGTCTGGAGCACTGGAGGCTGGTGGACATAAGGGCAAAGAGTAGCCAGGGCGGGTGCAGATCACAGATCACATAGGCCTTAAAGGATTACCGAAAGGAGTTGGGCTTGTTAAATAAAAActatgggaggccattgtttgGACTAAGCTCCTGCACTAGGTCCCAGCtgaccagaccaaaccaaaatggaatcTGTTGTATGAAAGTTCCATTTCCTCAAACCGAAACTAAGTTGTTATCTGACCTTTGAGACTCCTGGAGACAGAGTTAACAGCCAAATTCCCAAACATGACAGTTTCAGTTGACGTGATAATGCAGACAGTAACCAAGCTCATGATAATGAAGTTTCCCCTGTTTTAATCATCATTAAAAAGTAACCTGATGTCAAACACCCTGTTCCAGCCGTATAtagaaagtaactttgaaatgaccagTCTGgccctgtgcagtggctcacacctgtaatcccagcactttgggaggctgaggcaggcagattgcttgagccaaggggTTCCagtccaacctgggtaacatagtgagaccctgtctctacaaaaaaatataaaaattagccaggtgtggtggtgtgctcctgcagtcctagctacttgaggggctgagatgggaggatcacttgagctcaggaggtggtggctgcagtgagccatgattgtgggagtggacttcagcctgggtgacagagtgagaccctgtgtcaaaaaaaaaaaacaaaaaaccaatcttcttttttttcttcatttcttcctgcttTCGACAGCCCTTTCCTGTCTATACCCAGCTCATTGGAATACTCTTTCTATTTTATGTAGTGAATCTGTTCCTGATTCAATGAGTGTATCGCCTGATTCTAGAGTTGCCAATAACGCTGAGACCTTGAAACTAAATTTGTTATAATCTGGTGTTTTGACAGGCTGATGCTCTGAGGAAGGAGGGAGTAAAGACTGAGAGTGtcaggatcactctggctgctagGTGCAGATGAGAAGGgaggagagcaagagagaggaagcACAGGGGCCAGTTGAAAAACTATTGCAGCAAttctccagcctggccaacatggtgaaactccatttcaaataaaaatacaaaaattagggccaggcatggtggctcacacctgtcatcccagcactttgggaggccaaggtgggtggatcccgaggtcaagagatcaagaccatcctggccaacatggtgaaaccttgtctctactaaaaatacaaaaattagctgggcatggtggcaggcacctgtagttccagctactcaggaggctgaggcaagagaatcgcttgaacccaggaggtggaggttgcagtaagctgagattgcgccattgctctccaacctgggcaacaagagtgagactccatctcaaaaaaaaaaagaaaaagaaaaagaaaaagaaatacaaaaattagctgggcgtggtggcaggcgcctatagtcccagctacttgggaggctgaggcaggagaatcgcttcaacccgggaggaggaggctgcagtcactgcactccagcctgggcaacacagcaatagagcaagacactgtcagaaggaaggaaggaaaggaaggaaggaaggaaggaaacaaggaaggaaggaaggaaggaaggaaggaaggaaggaaggaaggaaggaaggaaggaaggaaggaaggatcatTGTAGGAATTCAGAGAAGAAAGCGTGGTGTCCTGGAAGCAAGTGAAGAAAGTGGAGGAAGAAGGCAGGGGCGAGCAAATGCTGCTGATGGTTGAGAACTGAGAACTGACCACTGGCTTTAGCAACACGGTAACTGAGGCCCCTGGAGACAGCACTTTGAGTGGATGCCCAATTGAGCTGGTTCCCATCTATTCCCATCAGACTGAGGTTTGGTCACTCAGGCTGATTTATTCCCCACATCCTCCTTGTTAGGGGAGTTCTCAGACTGCCTCTCCCCAAGGTCATTCATGCCAGTCATTTCTTCTTGGGCAGTAAGTATGCTGCTCTCAGAACAGTTGGATAATGGGACCTGGGCAGTGCCAGGTGCCAGGTGCCATCCAAGCACAGCGGCCAGGAAAGCCTTCAGGTACTGGCGGAAGCGGCGACTGGAGAAGGCATACAGGATGGGTGAAAAGCAGCAGTGAAGGAAGGCGATGCTCTCTGTCACCTGGAGTGCGTAGTCTAGATGCTGGCTGACCTTACAGTTCCCGAATACTTGCAGGTCCAACAGTGTATGCAGAAACAAGGTGAGATTGTATGGGAACCATAGCACGAAGAAGGCCACCACCAAGGCTGCAGCTATTTTTAGAGCCCGGCCCTGGCCTGGGGGCCTCAGCCTCACCAAGACACAACCAATACGGGCATAGAAGAAGATCATGACAAGGAGTGGAAGGAGAAACCCTAGGAGGTTCTGCTGGAAGCGGAGGAAGAGCTTCCAAATGGTCCCATGCCCGCCGAAATCTGCGTGGCAGTTCCACACACCCTTGGGATTTTCATGTGTCTGTACAAAGACCATATCAGGGATGGAGACGGCCAGGGACACAGCCCATACTATGGTAGCAAGGAGCAGGCTCTTGGCCCGGGTTCTCAGCCTGTGGTAGGGCTGAGCATGAACAATCTCCAGGTACTTGTCCAGGCTCATGCAGCTAATGAAAAAGATGCCACTGTAAAAGTTAGTAGTATAAAGAGTGCTCACCATCTTGCACAAGAAACTCCCAAAGACCCAATGCCAGGCCACGGAGATGCCCCAGAAGGGCAGTGTCACCAGAAACAGAAGGTTGGAGATGGCCAGATTCAGCAGATAGACCTCAGTCATCTGCCTGCGAGGCACGTACCGGAGCAAGACCATGAGAAGAAGGAGGTTCCCGCTCAGGCCCAACACAAAAATCAGGCTATAGAAGACTGGCAGGAAGATTTTGCCAAAGGACACCACTGCATCCTTCCTGCAGAGCATGAAGGTCACCTCATCCAGGTAGTCATAGTAATAGAAGCTGCTATTCTCAGGACCGGCATCCTCAGTGGTGAGTGGCTGTGGAGAGGCAGTGGCGGCCATGTTGGAAGGAAGTGCCCAGTCCCGATGTCCTGTAGAGGCGTGGGGGAAAAATATGGTGAGACCTAGCATTCTCTATATTTCTCTAAACCCACTTTTGCTGCTGCACTGGAATGTCCAATAGACTCTTCAAATCTACATCAGCACCTACAGTCCAGCAAGTAAGAGCACAAGCTTAGGGAGCCATCTGCACCACTTAATGGTTATGTCACCAAGATATCCCCCTCACCTTTGTCTTATAACTGAATCCCACTTACTCTGGGACACTTACTCTTGGATAAGCGACTAAGCTTTAGGTGTTCTCAGAGTATGTAATTCTTTCATtatggttttgtttctttatttttctccttcattatttaaaaatacctatagtgtttttcaaattcttctttattctttaggGATATCAATTCATCTATTTAATATGTCTCCTGACCCTTCCTCATGTAtggcttataattttttttaatggcagctTAGCTTCAGTggagcttttttttaaaaattttgtttattaaactttaagttctgggatacatgtgcaaaacgtgcaggtttgttacatagttatacacatgccatggtggtttgctacacccatcaacctgtcatttacattaggtatttcttcttcttttttttttttattatactttaagttctagggtacatgtgcacagtgagatatttcttctaatgttatccctcccctagcccccaagcCCCCAACAGGCcagggtgtgtgatgttcccctccctgtgtccatgtgttctcattgttcagctcccacttatgagtgagaacatgcagtgtttggttttctgttcttgtgttagtttgctgagaatgatggcttccagcttcatccacgtccctgcaaaggacatgaactcatcctttttatggctgcatagtattccatcctgtgtatgtgccacattttctttatccagtctatcactgatggacatttgggtttgttccaagtctttactattgtcaacagtgctgcaataaacatatgtatgcacgtgtgtctttatagtagaatgattaataatcctttaggtatatacccagtaaggggatttctgggtcaaatggtatttctggttctagatccttgaggaattgccacactgtcttccacaacggttgaactaatttacactcccaccaacagtgtaaaaacattcctatttctccacatcctctcaagccatctgttgtttcctgactttttaatgatcaccattctgactgggattagatggtatctcatctcattgtggtttttatttgcatttctctaatgaccagtaatgatgagctttttttttcatgtctgttggccgcataaatgtcttcttttgagaagtatctgttcatatccttcacccactttttgatggggttgttttcttcttgtaaatttgtttaagttatttgtagattctggatattaaccctttgtcagatggatagattgcaaacattttctcctgttctgtaggttgccggttcactctgatgatagtttattttgctgtgcagaagctctttagtttaattagatcccatttgtcaattttggcttttgttgccattgcttttggtgttttagtcatgaagtctttgcctatgcctatgcctatgtcctgaatggtattgcctaggttttcttctagcgtttttacggttttaggtcttacatttaggtctttcattcatcttgagtttacttttgtataaggtgtaaggaatgggtccagtttcagttctctgcatatggctagccagttttcccaacaccatttattaaatagggaatcctttccccattgcttgtttttgtcacgtttgtcaaagatcagatggttgtagacctgtgatgttatttctgaggcctgtgttctgttccatttgtctatatatctgttttggtaccagtactatgctgttttggttactgtatccttgtagtatagtttgaagtcaggtagtgtgatgcctccagcttttttctttttgcttaggattgtcttggttacatgggctctttttttggttccatatgaaatttaaagtagtttttttctaattcagtgaataaagtcaatggtagcttgatggggatagcattgaatctataaattattttgggcagtatggccattttcacgatattcattcttcctatccatgagcatggaatgtttttccatttgtttgtgtcctctcttatttccttgtagttctccttgaacaggttcttcacatcccttgtaagttgtattcttaggtattttattctccttgtagcatttgtgaatgggagttcactcatgatgtggctctctgtttgtctgttattggtgtataggaatgcttttgatttttgcacactgattttgttttctgactttgcagaagttgcttatcagcttaaggagattttgggcagagacgatggggttttctaaatatacaatcatgtcatctgcaaacatagacaatttgacttcctctcttcctatctgaatacgctttatttctttctattgcctgactgccctggccagaacttccaatactatgttgaacaggagtggtgagagagggcatccttgtcttgtgctggttttcaaagggaatgcttccagattttgcccattcagtatgatattggctgtgggtttctcatcaatagctcttactattttgagatatgttccatcagtacctagtttatggagagttttcagcatgaaggggtgttgaattttattgaaggccttttctgcatctattgagataataatgtggttttgtcattggttctgtttatgtgatggattacatttattgatttgcatatgttgaactaaccttgcatcccacggatgaagctgacttgatggtggtagataagctttttgatgtgctgctggatttggtttttttattgagtattttattgagaattttagcatcaatgttcatcagggatattggcctgaaattttctttttttgttgtgtctttgccaggttttggtatcaggatgatgctggcctaataaaatgagttagggaggattccctctttttttctattgtttagaatagttttggaaggaatggtaccagctcctgtttgtacctctgatagaattcagctgtgaatctgtctggtcctgggctttttttggttgggaggctattaattactgcctcaatttcagaacttgttattgctctcttcagggattccacttcttcctggtttagtcttaagagggtgtatgtgtccaggaatttatccatttcttctagattttctagtttatttgtgtagaggtgtttatagtattctctgatgcgtctatagtattctctgaatgtgtctacttgattcttgtctcttttcttctttatcagtctggctagtggtctatctattttattgatcttttcaaaaaaccagctcctggattcattgattttttgaagggtttttcatctctctctctccttcagttctactctgatcttagttatttcttgtcttctgctagcttttgaatttgtttgctcttgcttctctagttcttttaattgtgatgttaggctgtcgattttagatctttcctgctttctcctgtgggcatttagtgctataaattttcctctaaacactgctttagctgtgtcccagagattttaatacgttgtgtctttgctctcattggtttcaaagaacttatttatttctgccttcatttcgttatttacccagtagtcgtTCAGAAGCAGGTTctttagtttccatgtagctgtgtagttttgagtgagtttcttaatcctgaactctaacttgattgcactgtggtctgagagactgtttgttatgatttccattcttttgcatttgctgaggagtgttttacttccaattatgtggtcaactttagaataagtgtgatgttttggtatcaggatgctgagaagaatgtatattctatggatttggggtggagagctctgtagatgtctattaggtccacttggtccagaggtgagttcaagtcctgaatatccttgctaattttctgtctcattagtCTGTCTActattgacagtgaggtgttaaagtctcccattattattgtgtgggagtctaagtctctttgtagtctctgagaacttgttttatgaatctgggtgctcctgtattgggtgcatatatatttaggatagttagctcttcttgttgcattgatccctttaccattttgtaatgcccttctttgtctttttgatctttgttagtttaaagtctgttttttcagagactaggattgcaacccctgcttttttttttttgctctccatttgcttggtaaatattcctccatccctttattttgagcctatgtgtgtctttggatgtgagatgggtctcctgaatacagcataccgatgggtcttgactcttttttttgttgttttctctcttttttgagatggagtctcgctctgttgcccaggctggagtgcagtggccagatctcggctcactgcaagctccgcctcccgggtttactgccattctcctgcctcagcctcccaagtatctgggactacaggtgcccgccacctcgcccggctagtattttgtattttttagtagagaaggggtttcaccgtgttagccaggatggtctcgatctcctgaccttgtgatccacctgtctcggcctcccaaagtgctgggattacatgcttgagccactgtgcccggccgggtcttgactctttatcaaatttgccagtctgtgtcttttaattggggcatttagcctgtttacatttaaggttaatatgtgtgaatttgatcctgtcattatgatgctagctggttattttgccctttagttgatgcagtttcttcataggtgtcgatggtctttacaatttggtatgtttttgcagtggctggtaccagtttgtcctttctatgtttagtgcttccttcaggagctcttgtaaggcaggcctgtttgtgacaaaatctctcagcatttgcttgtctgtaaaggattttattgcTCCTTCactcatgaagcttagtttggctggatatgaaattctggatggaaaattcttctctttaagaatgttaaatattggactcccactctcttctggcctgtagggtttctgcagagagatccgctgttactctgatgggcttccctttgtgggtaaccaacctttctctctggctgcccttaacattttttccttcatttcaaccttggtgaatctgaaaattatgtgtcttggggttgctcttctcgaggagtacctttgcggtgttctctgtatttcctgaatttgaatgttggcctgtcttgctaggttggagaagttcttctggataatatcctgaagaatgttttccaacttggttccattctctccatcactttcaggtacaccaatcaaatgtagatttggtcttttcacatagtctccatatttcttggaggctttgttcattcctttatattcttttttctctaatattgttTTCaccctttatttcattaagttgatcttcaatctctgatatcctttcttctgcttgattgattcagctattgatccttgtgtatgcttcacgaagttcttgtgctgtgtttttcagctccatcaggtcatttatattcttctctaaactggtcattctagttagcaattcctctaactgtttttcaaggttcttagcttccttgcattgggttagaacatgctcctttagctcagaggagtttgttattacacaccttctgaagcctacttctgtcaattcgtcaaactcattctccatccagttttgttcccttgctagtgaggagttgtgatcatttggaggagaagaggcattctggttttgtgaatttttagactttttgcactagtttttcctcatcttcgtggatttatctacctttgg
This window of the Theropithecus gelada isolate Dixy chromosome 2, Tgel_1.0, whole genome shotgun sequence genome carries:
- the ACKR2 gene encoding atypical chemokine receptor 2; the protein is MLGLTIFFPHASTGHRDWALPSNMAATASPQPLTTEDAGPENSSFYYYDYLDEVTFMLCRKDAVVSFGKIFLPVFYSLIFVLGLSGNLLLLMVLLRYVPRRQMTEVYLLNLAISNLLFLVTLPFWGISVAWHWVFGSFLCKMVSTLYTTNFYSGIFFISCMSLDKYLEIVHAQPYHRLRTRAKSLLLATIVWAVSLAVSIPDMVFVQTHENPKGVWNCHADFGGHGTIWKLFLRFQQNLLGFLLPLLVMIFFYARIGCVLVRLRPPGQGRALKIAAALVVAFFVLWFPYNLTLFLHTLLDLQVFGNCKVSQHLDYALQVTESIAFLHCCFSPILYAFSSRRFRQYLKAFLAAVLGWHLAPGTAQVPLSNCSESSILTAQEEMTGMNDLGERQSENSPNKEDVGNKSA